A genomic window from Streptomyces sp. HUAS YS2 includes:
- the mca gene encoding mycothiol conjugate amidase Mca, with product MTEQLRLMAVHAHPDDESSKGAATMAKYVSEGVDVLVVTCTGGERGSILNPKLQGDAYIEEHIHEVRKKEMDEAREILGVDQEWLGFVDSGLPEGDPLPPLPEGCFALEEVDHAAGALVRKIRAFRPQVITTYDENGGYPHPDHIMTHKITMVAFDGATDAEKYPEAEFGPVWQPLKVYYNQGFNKPRTMALHQALLDRDMESPYGDWLERWKEFGLKDRTLTTHVPCADFYEIRDKALIAHATQIDPDGPWFRVPLDIQKEAWPTEEYELAKSLVDTSLPESDLFAGIRDNA from the coding sequence TTGACTGAGCAGCTGCGTCTGATGGCCGTGCACGCCCACCCCGACGACGAGTCGAGCAAGGGCGCGGCGACGATGGCCAAGTATGTGTCCGAGGGGGTGGACGTGCTGGTCGTCACCTGCACGGGGGGCGAGCGCGGCTCCATCCTCAATCCGAAGCTCCAGGGTGATGCCTACATCGAGGAGCACATCCACGAGGTCCGCAAGAAGGAGATGGACGAGGCCCGCGAGATCCTGGGCGTCGACCAGGAGTGGCTCGGCTTCGTCGACTCCGGGCTGCCGGAGGGCGACCCGCTGCCGCCGCTGCCGGAGGGCTGCTTCGCGCTGGAGGAGGTCGACCACGCGGCCGGGGCGCTGGTCCGCAAGATCCGCGCGTTCCGCCCGCAGGTCATCACGACCTACGACGAGAACGGCGGCTACCCGCACCCCGACCACATCATGACCCACAAGATCACGATGGTGGCGTTCGACGGGGCGACCGACGCGGAGAAGTACCCCGAGGCCGAGTTCGGCCCGGTCTGGCAGCCGCTGAAGGTCTACTACAACCAGGGCTTCAACAAGCCGCGCACCATGGCGCTGCACCAGGCCCTGCTGGACCGGGACATGGAGTCGCCCTACGGGGACTGGCTGGAGCGCTGGAAGGAGTTCGGGCTCAAGGACCGGACGCTGACCACGCACGTGCCCTGCGCCGACTTCTACGAGATCCGTGACAAGGCCCTGATCGCCCACGCCACGCAGATCGACCCGGACGGCCCCTGGTTCCGCGTGCCGCTGGACATCCAGAAGGAGGCCTGGCCTACGGAGGAGTACGAGCTGGCGAAGTCGCTGGTGGACACCTCCCTCCCCGAGAGCGACCTCTTCGCGGGCATCCGCGACAATGCCTAG
- a CDS encoding tetratricopeptide repeat protein, with product MRDGHRAEAERLLARAVEEEVRRSGGRFDATSLLARGRDALDSMAASAGEEYTAYRLALEEAEAGSLSLAERLTGPALGTPALVTAVAAVAAIGADMALGTATGTALGAGAVVAVAGAAATVLKVTAAHWPDAHRRAGERGRPGGPEQLRLQWLTALEVRGIRPFLDQQRMLLTATAATAKQAAKAAQTVPSLRGGDRSAAARRRTVLEQSFGHLPDPAGPFAGRRAELARITQWVQAARAATTTRPTVVVLHGEPGAGRTTLAVRAAHALRDQFRGACVVDLRGASRGEKPLSTRDALLHLLNRLGAPREQLLFRDRSSAEQQVRRLAELYHQHLTGLPVTIVLDDAVDAAQVRTLLPERSDSLVLVTARQPLELGGDVPARVHQLEVAALDAAGAEELLREAAQAPDAGPYDAEASTRIRELCGGLPLALRVAGSSLGPRSMAEQARHLEVYGKVGGSVERALSVRYFTDLDEDGRRLLRRLALAGRASLGAAAAAALLDGGEADGARLLRELARAGLLDHVRGDRYRLHDAVRSFAAARLLDEEEATEVAAAQERLIRNYAELADAVIRMVDGKMSTRADRFGGHGFGSLDAALRWLDDESSFITAALRHAEGVDQQAVLNLLGALCDYCLLRGDLYRLGEINELTEAVGQGLLSRSVQWRTGIAARQLGELDKARTTLTSVVSLYQEAHQDAGAALALCSLGITLHHQGNLSEASARLREALELQVPESLAADRAWTLHALAGVERDRANLAEAVELLGRAIELHQASESVHGEAWAHFQLGQVRLRQGDVPGAEEELRAALDLYGRTRDGRGEAWALTQLARARLVAGDAASAVDGLRQALSRHREQEDARGEAWTLYYLGQALEERGDLDQAVRELERARTMFSRMRDVYGLACARHHSGRVTRDLRAAQTGNLRNSGFARQLLSDARTDFHRIGVAHGEAWTCLELAVVDAGNSKAAQAVALCDEAERLFASYGDRRGEDWARFLRVTLLPYASPGGVEVGTVVAEEELVRLTEDGHDLRDPRLADCAATYAVALTRGVQLDAGWQAWTLGLTPNRHAREVMGVAVP from the coding sequence ATGCGGGACGGCCACCGGGCGGAAGCCGAGCGGCTGTTGGCACGCGCCGTGGAGGAGGAGGTGCGCCGATCCGGCGGTCGCTTCGACGCCACGTCACTGCTGGCACGCGGGCGGGACGCGCTGGACTCCATGGCGGCGAGCGCGGGCGAGGAGTACACGGCGTACCGGCTTGCGCTGGAGGAGGCCGAGGCGGGCAGCCTGTCCCTGGCCGAGCGGCTAACCGGCCCGGCGCTCGGAACTCCCGCGCTGGTCACGGCCGTTGCCGCGGTGGCGGCGATCGGCGCGGACATGGCACTGGGCACGGCCACCGGGACGGCGCTGGGCGCCGGCGCGGTGGTGGCCGTCGCGGGCGCGGCGGCCACGGTCCTGAAGGTGACGGCGGCGCACTGGCCGGACGCGCACCGCCGGGCCGGAGAGAGGGGCCGGCCGGGCGGGCCGGAACAGTTGCGGCTGCAGTGGCTGACGGCGCTGGAGGTGCGCGGGATCCGGCCGTTCCTGGACCAGCAGCGGATGCTGCTGACGGCGACGGCTGCCACGGCGAAGCAGGCCGCGAAGGCCGCGCAGACCGTTCCGTCGCTGCGCGGCGGCGACCGCAGCGCGGCGGCGCGCCGGCGGACCGTCCTGGAGCAGTCCTTCGGCCATCTGCCGGACCCCGCAGGGCCGTTCGCGGGCCGACGGGCCGAGCTGGCGCGGATCACCCAGTGGGTGCAGGCGGCGCGGGCCGCGACGACGACCCGGCCGACGGTCGTGGTGCTGCACGGCGAGCCGGGTGCGGGGCGGACGACGCTCGCGGTCCGGGCGGCGCACGCGCTGCGGGACCAGTTCCGCGGGGCGTGCGTGGTGGACCTGCGGGGCGCGAGCCGCGGCGAGAAGCCGCTGTCGACCCGGGACGCGCTGCTGCATCTGCTGAACCGGCTGGGCGCGCCGCGCGAGCAGCTGCTGTTCCGCGACCGCAGTTCGGCGGAGCAACAGGTGCGTCGGCTCGCGGAGTTGTACCACCAGCATCTGACAGGGCTGCCGGTGACGATCGTGCTGGACGACGCGGTGGACGCGGCGCAGGTGCGGACGCTGCTGCCGGAGCGCTCGGACAGCCTCGTCCTGGTGACCGCGCGGCAGCCGCTGGAGCTGGGCGGGGACGTGCCGGCGCGGGTGCATCAGCTGGAGGTCGCGGCGCTGGACGCGGCCGGCGCCGAGGAGCTGCTGCGGGAGGCGGCGCAGGCCCCCGACGCGGGGCCGTACGACGCGGAGGCGTCGACGCGGATCCGGGAACTGTGCGGCGGGCTGCCGCTGGCGCTGCGGGTCGCGGGGTCGTCGCTGGGGCCGCGGTCCATGGCCGAGCAGGCGCGGCACCTGGAGGTGTACGGGAAGGTCGGCGGCTCTGTCGAACGGGCCCTGTCCGTGCGGTACTTCACCGATCTCGACGAGGACGGGCGGCGGCTGCTGCGGCGCCTCGCGCTGGCCGGGCGGGCCTCGCTCGGCGCGGCGGCGGCCGCGGCGCTGCTCGACGGCGGCGAGGCGGACGGGGCGCGGCTGCTGCGCGAGCTGGCCCGGGCGGGGCTGCTCGACCATGTGCGCGGGGACCGGTACCGCCTGCACGACGCGGTGCGGAGCTTCGCTGCCGCCCGGCTGCTCGACGAGGAGGAGGCGACGGAGGTCGCCGCCGCACAGGAGCGGCTGATCCGGAACTACGCGGAACTGGCCGACGCGGTGATCCGGATGGTCGACGGCAAGATGTCGACGCGGGCGGACCGGTTCGGCGGGCACGGGTTCGGTTCGCTGGACGCGGCGCTGCGCTGGCTGGACGACGAGTCGAGCTTCATCACGGCCGCGCTGCGGCACGCGGAGGGCGTCGACCAGCAGGCCGTACTGAACCTGCTGGGCGCGCTGTGCGACTACTGCCTGCTGCGCGGCGACCTGTACCGGCTGGGCGAGATCAACGAGCTGACGGAGGCGGTCGGGCAGGGGCTGCTGTCCCGTTCGGTGCAGTGGCGGACGGGTATCGCGGCGCGTCAGCTCGGCGAGCTGGACAAGGCCCGTACGACGCTGACCTCGGTCGTCTCGCTCTACCAGGAGGCGCACCAGGACGCGGGCGCGGCGCTGGCGCTGTGCTCGCTCGGGATCACGCTGCACCACCAGGGCAACCTGTCCGAGGCGTCGGCGCGGCTGCGCGAGGCCCTGGAGCTACAGGTCCCGGAGTCGCTGGCGGCGGACCGGGCGTGGACGCTGCACGCGCTGGCGGGCGTGGAGCGGGACCGGGCGAACCTCGCGGAGGCCGTGGAGCTGCTCGGCCGGGCGATCGAGCTGCACCAGGCGTCGGAGTCGGTGCACGGCGAGGCGTGGGCGCACTTCCAGCTCGGGCAGGTGCGGCTGCGGCAGGGCGACGTGCCGGGGGCCGAGGAGGAGCTGCGGGCGGCGCTCGACCTGTACGGCCGGACCCGCGACGGCCGCGGCGAGGCATGGGCGCTGACGCAGCTGGCCCGGGCCCGGCTGGTCGCAGGGGACGCGGCGTCGGCGGTCGACGGACTGCGGCAGGCGCTGTCGCGGCACCGGGAGCAGGAGGACGCCCGGGGCGAGGCGTGGACGCTGTACTACCTGGGGCAGGCGCTGGAGGAACGCGGCGACCTGGACCAGGCGGTGCGCGAGCTGGAGCGGGCGCGGACGATGTTCTCGCGGATGCGGGACGTGTACGGGCTGGCCTGCGCCCGGCACCACTCGGGCCGGGTCACGCGGGACCTGCGCGCGGCGCAGACCGGCAACCTGCGGAACTCGGGGTTCGCCCGGCAGCTGCTCAGCGACGCCCGGACGGACTTCCACCGGATCGGGGTGGCGCACGGCGAGGCGTGGACGTGCCTGGAGCTGGCGGTCGTCGACGCGGGCAACAGCAAGGCCGCCCAAGCCGTGGCGCTGTGCGACGAGGCGGAGCGGCTGTTCGCCTCGTACGGCGACCGGCGCGGCGAGGACTGGGCCCGCTTCCTGCGGGTGACGCTGCTGCCGTACGCGTCGCCGGGGGGTGTGGAGGTCGGCACGGTGGTCGCCGAGGAGGAGCTGGTCCGGTTGACCGAGGACGGTCATGACCTGCGGGATCCGCGACTGGCGGACTGTGCCGCGACGTACGCGGTCGCGCTGACGCGCGGCGTCCAGCTGGACGCCGGCTGGCAGGCGTGGACGCTCGGGCTCACCCCGAACCGCCACGCGCGCGAGGTGATGGGGGTCGCGGTCCCGTAG
- a CDS encoding serine/threonine-protein kinase, with amino-acid sequence MLLPLSGGAPDRIGPYEILARLGAGGMGEVFLGRTPGATGAASATGSQGSQGSQGSQGVTYDGTYVAVKTVRRDVVAEPAFRDRFRREIKVAALVSSPYAAAPLGGDADAEVPWLATAYVPGPSLSQAVRRDGPLPVPAVRALGAALARALGDLHAAGVLHRDLKPGNVMLAVDGPRVIDFGIARSSGATTMTATGMMVGTPSFMSPEHVAGARHVSGASDVFCLGSVLCYAATGEDPFGDGPLAAVLYRVSQAEADLTRVPDELRDVIAACLAADPAARPTPQRLAELLGGAGQKAAWPHAVHDHIGEYGRELAQLIASGAALREVAPAPIAPDQQPTMPPMDPTVPPAPRKRRKGLLAAAVALALVAGGVGTYLLWPEETKKPPADAKKPPAPSGPRVPGVDDRGLADASGVVPQNAAQRPAGWKPWQAKLTAPAFGCSAGESVLVCRTTHGRYEALDTVSGKKLWDAEVDDGGTSPTESYISVSSQIFIARHSTRPTVHDGLVAFVSGEKLQVRDARTGAVRWEKEAYGARFEQARTIVADGTVFATTPVAGTEDDVDSDQVALTAFALADGKQLWTKALTTATISMSERRPYEAVAYAKGAVYALSDGGLVAYDAKTGDLRGQVDQDARTCAEIKILGSSAYCTDAPYSRTDQAKMHVLDAGTLATTGSLPAPVAALGPSAIGPNIVAGLEKGLTVLDPRSGNTLGTFAAKEAPAGLAHARSAPLLAGDQVVYADYSSLYTVRLGSDGKPAGLKVTPVPGAPGPRAKEEAYDPNYGQFYAKEIRSPEVLPVGGIAYVVYDKGVVASVELPK; translated from the coding sequence GTGCTGTTACCGCTGAGCGGAGGCGCGCCCGATCGGATCGGGCCGTACGAGATCCTGGCCCGGCTCGGCGCCGGCGGCATGGGGGAGGTCTTCCTCGGGCGAACGCCGGGCGCGACCGGCGCGGCCAGCGCGACCGGCTCGCAGGGCTCGCAGGGCTCGCAGGGCTCGCAGGGCGTCACGTACGACGGCACGTACGTCGCGGTGAAGACCGTGCGGCGCGACGTCGTCGCCGAGCCCGCCTTCCGCGACCGGTTCCGCCGCGAGATCAAGGTCGCGGCCCTGGTCTCCAGCCCGTACGCGGCCGCGCCGCTCGGCGGCGACGCCGACGCGGAGGTGCCCTGGCTGGCCACCGCGTACGTCCCCGGGCCCAGTCTCTCCCAGGCGGTGCGCCGCGACGGCCCGCTGCCCGTCCCGGCCGTACGGGCCCTCGGCGCGGCGCTCGCCCGCGCGCTCGGCGACCTGCACGCGGCCGGGGTGCTGCACCGCGACCTCAAGCCCGGCAACGTCATGCTCGCCGTCGACGGACCGCGCGTCATCGACTTCGGCATTGCCCGCAGCAGCGGCGCGACGACGATGACGGCGACCGGGATGATGGTCGGCACGCCCTCCTTCATGTCCCCGGAGCACGTCGCGGGCGCCCGGCACGTCAGCGGCGCGTCCGACGTCTTCTGCCTCGGTTCGGTGCTCTGCTACGCGGCGACCGGCGAGGACCCGTTCGGCGACGGCCCGCTGGCGGCCGTGCTGTACCGCGTCTCGCAGGCCGAGGCGGACCTGACCCGGGTTCCGGACGAGCTCCGCGACGTCATCGCCGCCTGCCTGGCCGCGGACCCGGCGGCCCGTCCCACGCCACAGCGGCTCGCGGAGCTGCTGGGCGGCGCCGGTCAGAAGGCCGCGTGGCCGCATGCCGTCCACGACCACATCGGCGAGTACGGCCGCGAGCTGGCCCAGCTGATCGCCTCGGGCGCGGCCCTGCGGGAGGTCGCGCCGGCGCCGATCGCCCCGGACCAGCAGCCGACGATGCCGCCGATGGACCCGACGGTCCCCCCGGCCCCACGGAAGCGCCGCAAGGGGCTCCTCGCGGCGGCGGTCGCGCTGGCACTGGTGGCGGGCGGCGTGGGGACGTACCTGCTGTGGCCGGAGGAGACGAAGAAGCCCCCGGCGGACGCGAAGAAGCCCCCGGCCCCGTCGGGCCCCCGCGTCCCCGGCGTGGACGACCGCGGCCTGGCCGACGCGTCCGGGGTCGTGCCCCAGAACGCGGCCCAGCGCCCGGCCGGCTGGAAGCCCTGGCAGGCGAAGCTGACCGCGCCCGCGTTCGGCTGCTCGGCCGGCGAGTCGGTGCTCGTGTGCCGGACGACGCACGGGCGGTACGAGGCGCTGGACACGGTGAGCGGGAAGAAGCTGTGGGACGCCGAGGTCGACGACGGGGGCACCTCCCCGACCGAGAGCTACATCAGCGTCTCCTCACAGATCTTCATCGCCCGGCACAGCACCCGGCCCACCGTCCACGACGGTCTCGTGGCCTTCGTCTCCGGCGAGAAGCTCCAGGTCCGCGATGCCCGGACCGGGGCCGTCCGCTGGGAGAAGGAGGCGTACGGCGCACGGTTCGAACAGGCACGGACGATCGTCGCCGACGGCACGGTCTTCGCGACGACGCCGGTCGCCGGGACCGAGGACGACGTCGACTCGGACCAGGTGGCCCTGACCGCGTTCGCCCTCGCCGACGGCAAGCAACTGTGGACGAAGGCGCTCACCACCGCCACGATCTCGATGTCCGAACGGAGACCTTACGAAGCGGTCGCCTATGCGAAGGGCGCGGTGTACGCCCTCAGCGACGGCGGCCTGGTGGCCTACGACGCGAAGACCGGCGACCTGCGCGGGCAGGTCGACCAGGACGCCCGGACCTGCGCCGAGATCAAGATCCTGGGCTCGTCCGCGTACTGCACGGACGCCCCGTACAGCAGGACCGACCAGGCGAAGATGCACGTTCTGGACGCCGGCACGCTCGCCACGACGGGCTCCCTGCCCGCGCCGGTGGCGGCTCTGGGGCCGAGCGCGATCGGCCCGAACATCGTGGCGGGGCTCGAAAAGGGGCTGACGGTCCTCGACCCGCGCAGCGGGAACACGCTCGGGACGTTCGCGGCGAAGGAGGCCCCGGCCGGCCTCGCCCATGCCCGGTCCGCACCGCTGCTCGCGGGCGACCAGGTCGTGTACGCCGACTACTCCTCGCTCTACACCGTGCGGCTCGGCTCGGACGGCAAGCCCGCCGGGCTGAAGGTCACGCCGGTTCCGGGCGCGCCGGGGCCGCGGGCCAAGGAGGAGGCGTACGACCCGAACTACGGCCAGTTCTATGCGAAGGAGATCCGCTCACCCGAGGTCCTGCCCGTCGGCGGAATCGCCTACGTCGTGTACGACAAGGGTGTCGTCGCCTCCGTAGAGCTGCCCAAGTGA
- a CDS encoding DUF4307 domain-containing protein, whose product MSSVRESLPEGRYGRSADERADRKLRIAAVVLGTLFVAMMGWFGWHYVVAEKLSAEVIKFEVVGDREVQMHLEVRKEKDAAGSCTLRSRAEDGSEVGRKDVRFDGPRTRIDEVVSIRTTARATSAELVGCTAE is encoded by the coding sequence ATGAGCTCGGTACGCGAGTCGCTGCCCGAGGGCCGGTACGGCCGCTCCGCGGACGAGCGCGCCGACCGCAAGCTCAGGATCGCGGCCGTCGTGCTGGGCACACTGTTCGTCGCCATGATGGGCTGGTTCGGCTGGCACTACGTGGTCGCCGAGAAGCTCAGCGCCGAGGTGATCAAGTTCGAGGTGGTGGGCGACCGCGAGGTGCAGATGCACCTGGAGGTCCGCAAGGAGAAGGACGCCGCCGGCTCCTGCACCCTGCGCTCGCGCGCGGAGGACGGCTCCGAGGTCGGCCGCAAGGACGTCCGCTTCGACGGTCCCCGGACCCGGATCGACGAGGTCGTCTCCATCCGCACCACCGCCCGCGCGACCAGCGCCGAGCTGGTCGGCTGCACCGCCGAGTAG
- the greA gene encoding transcription elongation factor GreA, which produces MTQTSDNVTWLTQEAYNKLKDELEYLSGPARTEIAAKIAAAREEGDLRENGGYHAAKEEQGKQELRVRQLTQLLEHAKIGETPADDGVVEPGMVVTIAFDGDEDDTMTFLLASREYASSDIETYSPQSPLGVGVNGKKAGDDAEYELPNGKKATVKILSAKPYTG; this is translated from the coding sequence GTGACCCAGACCAGCGACAACGTCACCTGGCTCACCCAGGAGGCGTACAACAAGCTCAAGGACGAGCTTGAGTACCTGTCTGGTCCCGCGCGTACCGAGATCGCCGCCAAGATCGCCGCGGCGCGCGAGGAGGGCGACCTGCGCGAGAACGGCGGGTACCACGCGGCCAAGGAGGAGCAGGGCAAGCAGGAACTCCGCGTCCGCCAGCTCACCCAGCTCCTGGAGCACGCCAAGATCGGTGAGACCCCGGCGGACGACGGCGTCGTCGAGCCCGGCATGGTCGTCACGATCGCGTTCGACGGCGACGAGGACGACACGATGACGTTCCTGCTCGCGTCCCGCGAGTACGCGAGCAGCGACATCGAGACCTACTCGCCGCAGTCCCCGCTCGGCGTCGGCGTCAACGGCAAGAAGGCCGGCGACGACGCGGAGTACGAGCTGCCGAACGGCAAGAAGGCCACGGTCAAGATCCTGAGCGCCAAGCCGTACACCGGCTGA